The Desulfonatronospira thiodismutans ASO3-1 DNA segment CTCCCCTTCCTTGAGGGGAATGCCGGTATCCGGGTGGCAGATCTCCACGAAAGTCCGGTTGGACACGTGCAGGCCGTTCTTGTGAAAGCATTCGTACCCGATGCTGCCCACATCGGCTGTGCCGTAGCCCTGACGCATGATGAGATCGAACTTCTTCTCAAGGGTGGAGCGCACTTTCTCGGAAAACTTTTCCCCGGTGACAAAGGCCACTTCCAGAAACAGGTCCTTGCGCAGGTTGAGCCCCTTTTCCTCCCCTTTCTGGGCCAGATGCATAAGGTAACTTGGAGTGCCCACAAAACCGGTTACCCTGAGCTTCTGCATCACCTCCAGCTGAGTATTGGTGTTGCCGGGCCCTGCTGGAACCACGGAACAGCCGATATTTCTCAGGGGCTCTTCAAACATGAGTCCGGCCGGGGCCAGGTGGTAGCTGAAGGTGACCTGGACGATGTCCCCTGTCCTGAAACCGGTAGCATAAAAACCTTCCGTCCATCCCCAGTAATCATCAGTACGGTCCTCTGGATCGAAAATGGGACCGGGGGAAAGAAAGATCCGTCTCAGCTCCCCCAGGTCCTTGGTCAACAGGCCCCCCAGGCGTGGTCCCATGGACTGCAGAAATATAAGCTCTTTTTTCTTTAAAATGGGAATATGCTTCAGATCCCCCAGGGTCTTGAACTTGTCCACGTAAAACTGCGCCCGGTCGAATCTCTTTTTCACGTCCTCGGAGTACCTGTATGCATAGCTCAAAAGATCCTTGAGCTGAATCTGGTAGTATTTCTGCCTTTCGCTTTGATCCAGGACTTCCTTCCTGGTCAGGATGCCTTCGGTTCGATCCTTTCGGGTCATTATGATTTTCCTCCTCCTGAGGGGTGCTTTTCGCAGGATTAGAGTCAGGGATTAAAATTTAAAAAATAACATTATACCTATATTCATAAGCAAATTCAAGAAAAATCTACTTCATGCTTCAACCACGCGAGCTTTAATCATTTTCAGTCCCAGGGTATGTGCTGACTGTAACCATTCAAGGGGTGCCAGCAATCGCCACCGGGAATAGGCCTGAGGCGTACTCCCCAGCCGTGAGCGGCAGAGCCGCCCGTGTGCAACGAAGTTGCCCGTGCCAAAAAAATCTTCTCTGGCACGGGAAGCCTTCAGGCTTCACACCCGACTAAAATGCGCTTTGCTGTCCTGCGGAATTTTAGCGGGCAGGCAGGTGCTCCGCACACACGGTTTTAAAGAATAAAAATCCCCAGCAAGGCATTGCCCACATGGCAGACAGGCAAATTGGCATATCTCCCCCCTGAAGAGTTACTGTTGACTTGTGTATGTCTACAGGGCTAAGTTAAAGTCTATGTAATGATTTACAATCAACCATGATAACACTTTTGCCAGAACAAGAGTGAACCCAAGGCGTGCTGAACAGTTACGCCAGTTTTTTTAAACCTGCAAAACCACCCGGACTGCTGCATGGAATTTGAAAGTTTTTTTCCTGTCCTGGCCCTGATAGTGGGGCTTTGCCTGGGCAGCTTCTACAACGTCTGCATCCACCGTTATGTTACCGGCCAGTCCATAGTCCTGCCGGGATCTCACTGCCCGGGATGCGGGCACATCCTGTCCTGGTGGGAAAACATTCCCCTGATCAGTTACGTGCTGCTGCTGGGCAGATGCCGCTCATGCAGACAGGGCATAAGTCCGGTCTACCCTGTCGTGGAAAGCCTGTCGGGAATACTGGCCCTCTTTCTGGCTCTCAAATTCGGCTTCGGCCTGGAGTGGCTGGCTTACATGCTTTTTTTCGGCCTGCTTATTGTGGCTTCCTTTATTGACCTGAAAATATACATACTGCCCGATATCATCACCCTGCCCGGGGCTTTGCTGGCCTTTGGCGCGTCATTTATCCTGCCTGTCTTCTGGCTGGACGCACTGCTGGGGGCGCTTCTGGGCGCGGGACTGTTCTGGAGCCTGCAATGGGCCTACAGGACATTCAAAAAAGTCGAAGGCCTGGGTACCGGAGACATAAAACTCATGCTTATGCTGGGGGCCTTAGTGGGCTGGCAGGGGCTTCCAATCCAGATATTCGCCGCAGCCCTGACCGGACTGGCAGCTTCACTTATATACATGAAAAAGACCCCCGGAGGAGGAATGCAGACCCCCATTCCCTTCGGCCCCTTTCTGGCCCTGGGAGCAGTGATATATATCCTGGCCGGCGAAAATATATGGAC contains these protein-coding regions:
- a CDS encoding prepilin peptidase — its product is MEFESFFPVLALIVGLCLGSFYNVCIHRYVTGQSIVLPGSHCPGCGHILSWWENIPLISYVLLLGRCRSCRQGISPVYPVVESLSGILALFLALKFGFGLEWLAYMLFFGLLIVASFIDLKIYILPDIITLPGALLAFGASFILPVFWLDALLGALLGAGLFWSLQWAYRTFKKVEGLGTGDIKLMLMLGALVGWQGLPIQIFAAALTGLAASLIYMKKTPGGGMQTPIPFGPFLALGAVIYILAGENIWTWYLGG
- a CDS encoding phenylacetate--CoA ligase family protein — its product is MTRKDRTEGILTRKEVLDQSERQKYYQIQLKDLLSYAYRYSEDVKKRFDRAQFYVDKFKTLGDLKHIPILKKKELIFLQSMGPRLGGLLTKDLGELRRIFLSPGPIFDPEDRTDDYWGWTEGFYATGFRTGDIVQVTFSYHLAPAGLMFEEPLRNIGCSVVPAGPGNTNTQLEVMQKLRVTGFVGTPSYLMHLAQKGEEKGLNLRKDLFLEVAFVTGEKFSEKVRSTLEKKFDLIMRQGYGTADVGSIGYECFHKNGLHVSNRTFVEICHPDTGIPLKEGEVGEIVVTSFNKTYPLIRLATGDLSYIDHSPCPCGRTSPRLGNIVGRVDTTARIKGMFVYPHQVEQVMAGFEEIKRWQIEVTNPGGIDEMTLYIEASSFKREAELLHIFREKIKIRPELQILAPGTLPPQVRPIEDKRTWE